In one Bacillus sp. Marseille-P3661 genomic region, the following are encoded:
- the dxr gene encoding 1-deoxy-D-xylulose-5-phosphate reductoisomerase — protein sequence MKKISLLGATGSIGTQTLDIIRLHPNQFELEAISIGNNLTLGREIIHTFKPKVVSVLNKESLDALQNQVPEGVKLVYGERGLIEVAANNDAEVVVNAVVGSVGLKPTLRAIEEKKAIALANKETLVTAGHLVMEKAKKNNVPILPVDSEHSAIFQCLNGENRNSIYRLVLTASGGSFRNQSRHELKDVTIESALNHPNWSMGAKITIDSATMVNKGLEVIEAHWLFDLPYEKIDVVLHKESIIHSMVEFEDTSVIAQLGSPDMKVPIQYALTYPDRLALPISKRLNLIDIGKLHFEEASFDRYRALKFAYTAGKIGGSMTTVLNAANEQAVQMFLNGEIGFLEIEDCIETAMEKHIAIKQPDLETIIEIDQSTRKFVRSLKA from the coding sequence ATGAAAAAAATAAGTTTACTTGGAGCAACAGGTTCAATTGGTACCCAAACGCTAGATATAATAAGGTTACATCCCAATCAATTTGAACTTGAAGCCATATCAATTGGAAATAATTTAACATTGGGAAGAGAAATTATACATACATTTAAACCAAAGGTTGTTTCAGTTTTAAACAAAGAAAGCTTGGATGCTCTTCAAAATCAAGTTCCAGAGGGTGTAAAATTAGTTTATGGCGAACGGGGATTAATTGAGGTAGCTGCTAATAATGATGCAGAAGTGGTAGTTAACGCTGTCGTAGGGAGTGTTGGTTTAAAGCCAACACTAAGAGCAATAGAAGAGAAAAAGGCTATTGCTCTTGCTAACAAAGAAACACTTGTTACAGCTGGTCATTTAGTGATGGAAAAAGCAAAAAAAAATAATGTTCCGATTTTACCAGTAGATAGTGAACATTCAGCTATATTTCAATGCCTAAATGGAGAAAATCGAAATTCAATTTATCGATTAGTACTGACAGCATCCGGAGGAAGTTTCCGAAATCAATCACGGCATGAGCTAAAAGATGTAACTATTGAGTCAGCTCTTAATCATCCAAATTGGTCAATGGGTGCAAAGATCACGATTGATTCGGCTACAATGGTTAATAAAGGGCTAGAGGTAATCGAAGCACACTGGTTATTTGATCTGCCATATGAAAAAATTGATGTCGTATTACACAAAGAAAGCATTATACATTCCATGGTAGAGTTTGAAGATACAAGTGTAATCGCCCAATTAGGTTCACCGGATATGAAAGTTCCTATACAGTATGCCTTAACGTACCCTGATAGACTTGCGTTGCCTATTTCAAAAAGGTTAAACTTAATTGATATAGGGAAACTCCACTTTGAAGAGGCTTCATTTGATAGATATCGTGCACTGAAATTTGCTTATACCGCCGGTAAAATTGGTGGTTCAATGACAACAGTCTTAAACGCAGCAAATGAACAAGCTGTACAAATGTTTTTAAATGGAGAAATCGGTTTTCTAGAAATTGAAGATTGTATTGAAACTGCGATGGAGAAACATATTGCTATCAAACAACCTGACTTAGAAACGATCATTGAAATTGATCAAAGTACAAGAAAATTTGTTAGATCATTAAAAGCTTAA
- the frr gene encoding ribosome recycling factor yields the protein MGQTVLKNAKEKMNKAIQSYKRELATIRAGRANPSILDRIQVDYYGAPTPLNQLSSITVPEARLLVIQPYDKSVLNDIEKAIQKADLGLSPSNDGNIIRISIPPLTEERRKSLVKEVKGLAEEAKVVIRNIRRDANDDLKKLEKDGQITEDEHRGFNEDVQKETDAHIKEIDNITKEKEKEIMEV from the coding sequence ATGGGCCAAACAGTTCTTAAAAATGCAAAAGAAAAAATGAATAAAGCAATCCAATCTTATAAGCGTGAATTGGCAACGATACGGGCAGGAAGAGCCAATCCATCTATTTTAGATCGCATTCAAGTAGATTATTATGGAGCACCAACTCCTTTAAACCAGCTATCTTCTATTACTGTACCTGAAGCTAGACTATTAGTTATCCAGCCTTATGATAAATCCGTTCTTAATGATATTGAAAAAGCAATCCAAAAAGCTGACCTTGGATTAAGTCCATCAAACGATGGTAATATAATTCGTATTTCAATCCCTCCATTAACAGAGGAACGTCGTAAGTCATTAGTAAAAGAAGTAAAAGGTTTAGCAGAAGAAGCAAAGGTAGTTATTCGCAATATCCGTCGTGATGCAAACGATGATTTGAAAAAGCTTGAAAAAGATGGTCAGATTACAGAAGATGAACACAGAGGATTTAATGAGGACGTTCAAAAAGAAACAGATGCACATATTAAGGAAATTGATAATATAACAAAAGAAAAAGAAAAAGAAATAATGGAAGTATAG
- a CDS encoding isoprenyl transferase, with amino-acid sequence MLDKFLFRKSNSEIGGSEKFTWEQIDLSSVPNHIAIIMDGNGRWAKKRGLPRIAGHHEGMKVVRKIVKTANNMGVKALTLYAFSTENWKRPKTEVEYLMKLPEEFLGSFLPELIDENVQVRIMGNEEQLPPHTLRAVQKAILDTKDNNGLILNFALNYGSRYEIMESIKKLLKDTNDGKLEVEDINEEVFSSYLMSSDLKDPDLLIRTSGEIRLSNFMLWQLAYAEFWFTDVLWPDFDNEHFIQAVVEYQQRARRFGGV; translated from the coding sequence ATGCTCGATAAGTTTTTATTTAGAAAAAGCAATTCAGAAATTGGGGGATCAGAGAAATTTACTTGGGAACAAATTGATCTTTCTTCCGTACCTAATCATATCGCAATAATAATGGATGGGAATGGTCGTTGGGCTAAAAAGCGTGGACTACCGCGGATTGCAGGACACCACGAAGGTATGAAAGTTGTTCGTAAAATAGTTAAAACTGCGAACAATATGGGTGTAAAAGCCTTAACTTTATATGCTTTTTCAACTGAAAACTGGAAGAGACCTAAAACAGAAGTGGAATATTTAATGAAATTACCGGAGGAATTTTTAGGATCTTTTTTACCTGAGCTAATCGATGAAAATGTTCAAGTTCGGATTATGGGAAATGAAGAACAATTACCTCCTCATACATTGCGGGCTGTTCAAAAAGCCATCCTTGATACAAAAGACAATAATGGTCTTATACTGAACTTTGCTTTAAATTATGGTAGCCGATATGAAATAATGGAAAGTATAAAAAAGTTATTAAAAGATACAAATGATGGCAAACTAGAAGTAGAGGACATAAATGAAGAAGTATTTTCGTCATATTTAATGAGTTCGGATTTAAAGGATCCCGATTTATTAATTAGAACTAGCGGAGAAATACGGTTAAGTAATTTTATGTTATGGCAGTTAGCGTATGCCGAATTTTGGTTTACTGATGTCTTATGGCCAGATTTTGATAATGAACATTTTATTCAAGCTGTAGTTGAGTATCAACAACGGGCGCGGAGATTTGGTGGCGTATAA
- a CDS encoding phosphatidate cytidylyltransferase has protein sequence MKTRILTAVLAAAIFLPVVIIGNTPFIILVYIMASIALHELMRMKKINVFSFPGLLIFLFLWLLLIPQNLMLDVVGMNFSKIESALIVVMLLLSYTVISKNNFTFDDAGFTILSTLYVGVGFYYLIETRMVGLSYIFFALFVIWATDTGAYFIGKALGKNKLWPEISPNKTIEGSIGGIISAIVVGIVFQLIVPIHSSIAIVVVFTIIISIFGQMGDLVESALKRHYSVKDSGHILPGHGGILDRFDSLIFVLPILHFLQFI, from the coding sequence ATGAAAACAAGAATACTAACAGCAGTATTAGCAGCTGCAATATTTTTACCAGTGGTCATAATTGGAAACACCCCGTTTATTATATTAGTTTATATAATGGCATCAATTGCCTTACATGAATTAATGCGGATGAAGAAAATTAATGTTTTTTCATTTCCGGGTTTATTAATATTTCTTTTTCTTTGGTTACTTTTAATACCTCAGAATCTAATGTTAGATGTCGTAGGTATGAACTTTTCTAAAATTGAAAGTGCATTAATAGTAGTTATGTTATTACTTTCATATACCGTTATCTCTAAAAATAATTTTACTTTTGATGATGCAGGTTTTACCATTCTATCTACTCTTTATGTCGGAGTTGGGTTTTATTACTTAATCGAGACGAGAATGGTAGGCCTTTCATATATCTTCTTTGCTCTTTTTGTAATATGGGCAACAGATACAGGAGCATACTTTATTGGCAAGGCCTTAGGTAAAAATAAATTATGGCCTGAAATAAGCCCCAATAAAACGATCGAAGGTTCAATAGGAGGCATTATTTCAGCAATAGTTGTTGGTATTGTTTTTCAATTGATTGTTCCAATTCATTCATCAATTGCTATTGTTGTCGTATTTACAATTATCATATCTATCTTTGGTCAAATGGGAGATCTTGTTGAATCAGCTTTAAAACGGCATTATAGTGTAAAAGATTCTGGTCATATATTACCTGGACATGGTGGAATTTTAGACCGCTTTGACAGCCTTATCTTTGTGCTACCTATTCTTCATTTTTTACAGTTCATCTAA
- the rseP gene encoding RIP metalloprotease RseP, with protein MNTVIAFIIIFGALVFFHELGHLVFAKRAGMLCREFAIGFGPKVFSFRRDETLYTIRLLPLGGFVRVAGEDPELVEIKPGYNVGLITDKHGQVTKIIVNNKSKFPNVKVIEVERIDLVHQLVISGYEDNDETLQTFKVHDKAMLVADDQETQIAPYNRQFASKSISQRFFQIFAGPMMNFILALVLLIILGSLIGTPIKEPILGELTTDGSAIESGLKQGDQVISIENIEVSSWDEMVEIIQGSPDQSLHFIVNRNGEVLEFDVTPKVREYDNTGFIGVYPSVEKTVLGSIAFGFEQTYFWTKEILFGLGKLVTGQFSIDDLSGPVGIYSLTDQVAQSGIYNLIRWASILSINLGIINLLPLPALDGGRLTFIAVEAVRGKPIDPQKEGIVHFIGFAFLMLLMIVVTWNDIQRYFL; from the coding sequence TTGAACACGGTAATTGCATTCATCATTATTTTTGGTGCACTCGTCTTTTTTCATGAGCTAGGGCATCTAGTATTTGCAAAAAGGGCTGGAATGCTTTGTCGTGAATTCGCAATAGGTTTTGGTCCAAAAGTTTTTTCTTTTCGTAGAGACGAAACACTATACACAATTCGTTTATTACCATTAGGTGGATTTGTGAGAGTGGCTGGTGAAGATCCGGAACTAGTCGAAATAAAACCTGGCTATAATGTTGGTTTAATTACTGATAAACACGGGCAAGTAACCAAAATTATTGTTAATAATAAATCAAAATTTCCCAATGTTAAAGTAATAGAAGTGGAACGAATTGATTTGGTCCATCAATTGGTTATTTCTGGATATGAAGATAACGATGAAACCTTACAAACATTTAAAGTGCATGATAAAGCAATGCTTGTTGCGGATGATCAAGAAACACAAATTGCCCCTTACAATCGGCAATTTGCTTCAAAATCAATTTCTCAACGTTTTTTTCAAATATTTGCTGGACCAATGATGAATTTTATATTAGCACTTGTTCTTTTAATCATTTTAGGAAGTTTAATTGGAACTCCAATAAAAGAACCTATTTTAGGTGAACTAACAACAGATGGTTCTGCTATTGAATCTGGGCTGAAACAAGGTGACCAAGTAATCTCAATTGAGAATATTGAGGTTTCATCTTGGGATGAAATGGTTGAAATTATTCAAGGCAGTCCTGATCAATCCTTGCATTTTATCGTTAATAGAAATGGTGAAGTATTAGAGTTTGATGTCACACCAAAGGTACGTGAATATGACAACACTGGATTTATTGGCGTATACCCATCTGTCGAAAAAACAGTATTAGGCTCTATTGCATTTGGATTTGAACAAACCTATTTTTGGACTAAGGAAATACTGTTTGGTTTAGGTAAGCTTGTTACTGGTCAATTTTCAATTGATGATTTATCTGGGCCGGTTGGTATTTATAGCTTAACCGATCAAGTTGCTCAGTCTGGAATATACAATTTAATTAGGTGGGCCTCTATTTTAAGTATAAATCTTGGTATCATTAATTTATTGCCGCTTCCAGCTTTAGATGGCGGTCGACTAACATTTATTGCAGTAGAAGCGGTAAGAGGTAAGCCAATTGATCCCCAAAAAGAAGGAATTGTTCATTTTATAGGCTTTGCATTTTTAATGCTTTTAATGATAGTTGTTACATGGAATGATATTCAAAGATATTTTCTATAA
- a CDS encoding PolC-type DNA polymerase III: protein MIEDIEIRKERFKLLLEQIALPENLQQTYFQDALIQKVTIEKATKSWHFMFGLETFLPFDAFLVFKSHLVDAFQQIANVSFSITTKTSVVSEQNLQEYWPYFTQQLEGVSPSLLSLLKEQVPRLEGNKLIIQVRNEPEGIAIKKKYAPTFVGIFQSYGFPMLTLETEIVQSEEEFKQFVEQKEQEDRTKMMAALVAQEEKQTTTNDAPVLEGPLTIGYTIKDEPVPISTIHDEERRITIQGYVFSSEVRELRSGRSILTFKITDYTDSLMIKIFSRDKDDVALLQAVKKGMWVKVRGGIQNDTFVRDLVMMAQDINEIKPQERIDTETEKRIELHLHTPMSQMDAVTSVSKLIEQAKKWGHEAIAVTDHAVVQSFPEAYSAGKKHGVKILYGLEANLVDDGVPIAYNPTHRALNDETYIVFDVETTGLSAVYDTIIELAAVKVKGGEIIDRFEAFANPHHPLSATIIELTHITDDMLKDAPDVDVVLKQFKEWIGNDTLVAHNASFDMGFLNVGFQKIGIEKATNPVIDTLELGRFLYPDLKNHRLNTLCKRLDIELTQHHRAIYDAEATGFLLVKMLKECEEKGITFHDELNENMGQSDAYKRSRPSHCIILAKNEVGLKNLFKLVSLSHVEYFYRVPRIPRSVLVKHREGLIVGSGCDKGEVFEAMMQKSKEEAEEVAEFYDYLEIQPPSNYQHLIEKEMIQNKDALHEIISNIVKLGEKLNKPVVATGNVHYLNEVDHIYRQILIKSQAGNPLSKQTLPMVHFKTTNEMLNDFAFLGHEKAKEVVVTNTKLISDQLDAIKPIKDDLYTPKIEGAEDEMREMSYSMARKIYGDSLPEIVEARLEKELKSIIGHGFAVIYLISHKLVKKSLNDGYLVGSRGSVGSSFVATMTEITEVNPLPPHYVCPKCKHSEFFNDGSVGSGFDLPDKNCPQCGADYKKDGHDIPFETFLGFKGDKVPDIDLNFSGEYQPRAHNYTKVLFGEDYVYRAGTIGTVADKTAFGYVKGYASDHNLTIRGAEVERLATGCTGVKRTTGQHPGGIIVVPDYMDIYDFSPIQYPADASDSEWKTTHFDFHSIHDNLLKLDILGHDDPTVIRMLQDLSGIDPKTIPTDDQEVMKIFAGPEVLGVTEEQIMCKTGTLGIPEFGTRFVRQMLEDTKPSTFSELVQISGLSHGTDVWLNNANELIHNGTCTLSEVIGCRDDIMVYLIYKGLDPSLAFKIMESVRKGKGLQDEWIEEMKKNNVPDWYIGSCLKIKYMFPKAHAAAYVLMAVRIAYFKVHFPILFYAAYFTVRADDFDIEAMIKGSNSIKNRIEEINNKGLDASTKEKNLLTVLEISLEMCERGFSFQKIDLYRSSASEFLVEGNTLIPPFNSIPGLGTNAALNIVKAREDGEFLSKEDLQQRSKISKTVLEYLENQGCLEGLPDQNQLSLF from the coding sequence ATGATCGAGGATATAGAGATTAGAAAAGAAAGATTTAAACTTCTGCTAGAACAGATTGCACTTCCAGAGAATCTGCAACAAACATACTTTCAAGATGCTTTGATTCAGAAAGTTACCATTGAAAAGGCTACAAAATCTTGGCATTTTATGTTTGGATTAGAAACCTTTTTGCCGTTCGATGCTTTTTTAGTGTTTAAATCACATTTAGTTGATGCTTTTCAGCAAATCGCAAATGTAAGCTTTTCAATTACAACGAAGACCTCTGTTGTTTCTGAGCAGAATTTACAAGAATACTGGCCATATTTTACGCAGCAACTTGAAGGTGTGTCACCATCATTACTATCCTTACTAAAGGAACAAGTTCCAAGACTTGAAGGAAACAAGCTAATAATACAGGTGAGAAATGAGCCGGAAGGTATAGCAATAAAAAAGAAATATGCACCAACTTTTGTAGGAATATTCCAATCATATGGCTTTCCAATGCTTACTTTAGAAACGGAAATAGTTCAATCAGAAGAAGAGTTTAAGCAATTTGTTGAGCAAAAAGAACAAGAGGACCGAACAAAAATGATGGCAGCACTTGTAGCACAAGAGGAAAAGCAAACAACTACAAATGATGCACCTGTACTAGAGGGGCCATTAACAATTGGCTACACGATCAAAGATGAACCAGTTCCAATCTCCACCATACATGATGAGGAACGACGTATCACAATTCAAGGTTATGTGTTTAGCAGCGAAGTGCGAGAGTTGCGGAGCGGACGTTCAATCTTAACATTCAAAATAACCGATTATACAGATTCACTAATGATTAAAATCTTTTCTCGCGATAAAGATGATGTCGCTTTGTTACAGGCAGTTAAAAAAGGCATGTGGGTTAAGGTGCGCGGTGGAATTCAAAACGATACCTTTGTACGTGACTTAGTCATGATGGCTCAGGATATTAATGAAATCAAGCCACAAGAGCGAATAGATACCGAGACTGAAAAGCGGATCGAACTTCATCTTCATACGCCGATGAGTCAAATGGATGCCGTGACATCGGTTTCCAAGCTAATTGAACAAGCTAAAAAGTGGGGACATGAAGCGATTGCAGTAACAGATCATGCAGTTGTGCAGTCTTTTCCAGAGGCTTATTCGGCTGGTAAGAAACACGGTGTTAAAATCTTATACGGACTGGAAGCAAACCTTGTAGATGACGGAGTACCAATAGCGTATAACCCTACCCATCGAGCTTTAAATGATGAAACCTATATTGTTTTTGACGTGGAAACAACCGGTTTATCGGCAGTATACGATACGATTATTGAACTTGCTGCAGTAAAGGTTAAAGGCGGAGAAATTATTGATCGCTTTGAAGCTTTTGCAAATCCACATCACCCACTTTCAGCAACTATTATCGAGTTAACACATATAACAGACGACATGTTAAAAGATGCTCCTGATGTTGATGTTGTTTTAAAGCAGTTTAAAGAATGGATTGGAAACGATACTTTAGTTGCTCATAATGCTAGTTTCGATATGGGCTTTTTAAATGTTGGCTTTCAAAAGATAGGTATTGAAAAAGCTACAAATCCAGTAATTGATACGTTAGAACTTGGACGATTTTTATATCCTGACTTAAAAAATCATCGTCTAAATACTTTATGTAAACGACTAGATATTGAATTAACTCAACATCATCGAGCGATCTATGATGCTGAAGCGACCGGCTTTTTATTAGTTAAAATGTTGAAGGAATGTGAAGAAAAGGGCATTACTTTCCATGATGAGTTAAATGAAAATATGGGTCAATCGGATGCTTATAAACGATCACGACCATCTCATTGTATTATATTGGCAAAAAATGAGGTTGGACTAAAAAATTTGTTTAAACTTGTTTCTTTATCACATGTAGAATATTTTTATCGAGTTCCACGGATTCCAAGATCGGTATTAGTAAAACATCGAGAGGGATTAATAGTTGGATCAGGCTGTGATAAAGGAGAAGTTTTTGAAGCAATGATGCAAAAATCTAAAGAGGAAGCAGAAGAAGTAGCCGAATTTTATGATTATCTAGAAATACAGCCTCCTTCCAATTACCAACATCTAATTGAAAAGGAAATGATTCAAAATAAGGATGCATTGCATGAAATTATTTCCAATATCGTTAAGCTCGGAGAAAAACTTAACAAGCCGGTTGTTGCTACAGGAAACGTTCATTATCTAAATGAAGTCGACCATATTTATCGCCAAATATTAATAAAATCTCAAGCTGGAAACCCATTAAGTAAGCAAACTCTCCCGATGGTTCATTTCAAAACGACAAATGAAATGTTAAATGATTTTGCATTCTTAGGTCACGAAAAGGCAAAAGAAGTTGTTGTAACCAATACAAAGTTAATTTCTGATCAATTAGATGCGATTAAACCGATTAAGGATGACCTATATACTCCTAAAATTGAGGGTGCAGAAGATGAAATGAGAGAAATGAGCTATAGTATGGCTCGGAAAATCTATGGGGATTCCTTACCAGAAATTGTTGAAGCACGTCTTGAGAAGGAATTAAAAAGCATTATCGGTCATGGGTTTGCCGTTATTTACCTCATTTCTCATAAACTAGTGAAAAAGTCACTGAATGATGGGTACTTAGTGGGATCGCGTGGTTCTGTCGGGTCTTCATTTGTTGCAACAATGACAGAAATTACAGAGGTTAATCCATTACCTCCACATTATGTATGTCCTAAATGCAAACATTCAGAGTTTTTTAACGATGGTTCTGTTGGATCGGGATTTGATTTACCTGATAAAAACTGTCCACAATGTGGAGCCGATTATAAAAAAGATGGACATGATATTCCTTTCGAAACGTTTCTAGGATTTAAAGGTGATAAAGTACCTGATATTGACTTGAACTTCTCTGGAGAGTATCAGCCGCGGGCGCATAATTATACAAAAGTATTGTTTGGTGAAGATTATGTCTATCGTGCAGGGACAATTGGAACGGTTGCTGATAAGACGGCGTTTGGCTATGTTAAAGGCTATGCGTCAGATCATAATCTTACAATCAGAGGAGCTGAAGTAGAGCGATTAGCCACCGGTTGTACAGGAGTAAAACGAACAACAGGACAGCATCCTGGTGGGATTATTGTAGTACCAGATTATATGGATATCTATGATTTTTCGCCTATTCAATATCCTGCTGATGCTAGTGATTCAGAATGGAAAACTACGCATTTTGATTTCCATTCTATTCATGATAATTTGCTTAAGCTTGATATTCTGGGGCACGATGACCCGACAGTGATAAGGATGCTTCAAGACCTTAGCGGTATAGATCCTAAAACGATACCAACGGATGATCAAGAAGTAATGAAAATCTTTGCTGGTCCTGAAGTACTTGGTGTTACTGAAGAACAAATAATGTGTAAGACAGGTACTTTGGGTATACCTGAATTTGGTACACGCTTTGTTCGCCAAATGCTCGAAGATACAAAACCAAGTACATTTTCCGAACTTGTACAGATCTCAGGACTGTCTCACGGAACTGATGTATGGCTTAATAATGCCAATGAATTAATTCACAATGGTACTTGTACATTAAGTGAAGTGATAGGATGTCGTGATGATATTATGGTCTATTTAATTTATAAAGGATTAGACCCATCTTTAGCTTTTAAAATTATGGAATCTGTTCGTAAAGGAAAAGGACTTCAGGATGAGTGGATTGAGGAAATGAAAAAGAACAATGTACCAGATTGGTATATTGGTTCATGCTTAAAAATAAAATATATGTTCCCGAAAGCACATGCTGCTGCGTACGTATTAATGGCAGTTAGAATTGCCTATTTTAAGGTGCATTTTCCAATATTATTCTACGCTGCTTACTTCACGGTACGTGCTGACGATTTTGATATTGAAGCTATGATTAAAGGCTCTAATTCGATTAAGAATCGCATTGAGGAAATTAATAATAAAGGTCTAGATGCATCAACAAAAGAGAAGAACTTGTTAACAGTATTAGAGATTTCGCTTGAAATGTGTGAACGAGGATTCTCTTTCCAGAAGATTGATTTATATCGTTCTAGTGCATCTGAATTTCTTGTTGAAGGGAATACATTAATTCCTCCATTTAATTCAATACCAGGTCTTGGTACCAATGCGGCCCTTAATATTGTGAAAGCCCGTGAAGACGGTGAATTCTTATCGAAGGAAGATTTACAACAACGTAGTAAAATTTCAAAAACAGTGCTTGAATATCTTGAAAATCAAGGGTGTCTAGAAGGATTACCTGATCAAAATCAGCTCTCACTTTTTTAG
- a CDS encoding proline--tRNA ligase → MKQSKMLIPTLRDVPADADIKSHQLLLRAGFIRQNASGVYSFLPLGKKALQKVELIVREEMDAIGGSELLMPALQPAELWQETGRWFNFGPELMRLRDRHDREFALGATHEEVITSLVRDEVSSYKKLPLILYQIQTKFRDEKRPRFGLLRGREFIMKDAYSFHASKDSLDEVYEDMVTAYSNIFRRCGLNFRSVIADSGAMGGKDTHEFMVLSDVGEDTIAFSDVSSFAANIEMAPVLTKYEKSVETLDNLEKIETINQKTIDEISSFLNIAPEKCLKSLLFKIDDEKYVLVIVRGDHEVNDIKVKNLLGAKVVELATPEETLAILNCEIGSIGPIGLEKNIEIIADHAVELVVNGVCGANQSNYHYTGVNVERDFKVSQFADLRFIQEGDPSPDGEGTIVFAKGIEVGHVFKLGTFYSESMKATYLDENGKSQPMIMGCYGIGVSRTLASVVEQHHDDKGIVWPVAITPYHVHLIPINMKTEEQKELADKIYDQLQNDSISVLYDDRQERPGVKFADSDLLGFPIRVTVGKRAAEGIVELKLRKSGDVEEVHVDNLTAIIKEKLNNY, encoded by the coding sequence ATGAAACAAAGTAAAATGCTAATACCAACATTACGAGATGTACCCGCTGATGCAGATATAAAAAGTCATCAGCTATTGCTTAGAGCTGGCTTTATCCGCCAAAATGCATCAGGTGTATACAGTTTTCTACCATTAGGAAAAAAAGCGTTGCAAAAAGTAGAGTTAATTGTTCGAGAAGAAATGGATGCTATAGGCGGTAGCGAATTGCTAATGCCTGCATTACAACCAGCTGAGCTTTGGCAAGAGACTGGTAGATGGTTTAACTTTGGACCAGAATTGATGAGATTAAGAGATCGACATGATCGTGAATTTGCTCTTGGGGCAACACATGAGGAAGTGATTACCTCACTTGTACGTGATGAGGTAAGTTCTTATAAGAAACTCCCATTAATCCTTTATCAAATTCAAACGAAGTTTCGTGACGAAAAACGACCGCGTTTTGGTTTGCTCAGGGGTCGTGAATTTATAATGAAAGATGCCTATTCTTTTCACGCATCAAAAGATAGTTTGGATGAAGTATATGAGGATATGGTAACAGCATACTCTAATATTTTTAGACGATGTGGATTGAATTTTAGATCTGTAATTGCGGACTCAGGTGCCATGGGTGGTAAAGATACACACGAATTTATGGTTTTATCTGATGTCGGTGAGGATACAATCGCTTTCTCTGATGTGTCTTCGTTTGCAGCTAATATTGAAATGGCACCGGTATTAACAAAATATGAGAAATCTGTAGAGACATTAGATAACTTAGAAAAAATTGAAACCATTAATCAGAAAACTATTGACGAAATCTCTAGTTTCTTAAATATTGCGCCTGAAAAGTGTTTAAAGTCCTTACTATTTAAAATAGATGACGAGAAATATGTATTAGTTATTGTTCGTGGAGATCACGAAGTAAATGATATTAAAGTTAAAAATCTATTGGGTGCTAAAGTTGTAGAACTTGCAACTCCAGAAGAAACACTTGCTATACTTAATTGTGAAATAGGGTCAATTGGTCCTATTGGTCTTGAAAAGAATATCGAAATTATTGCAGACCATGCTGTTGAATTAGTAGTAAATGGCGTGTGTGGAGCGAATCAGTCTAATTACCATTATACTGGGGTCAATGTTGAACGTGACTTTAAAGTCAGTCAATTTGCTGATTTAAGATTTATTCAGGAAGGTGACCCATCTCCAGATGGAGAAGGAACTATTGTTTTCGCAAAAGGTATTGAGGTTGGACACGTATTTAAACTTGGGACGTTCTATAGTGAGTCAATGAAAGCAACTTATCTAGACGAAAATGGTAAATCACAGCCGATGATCATGGGGTGTTATGGAATAGGTGTGTCAAGAACTCTTGCTTCGGTTGTAGAGCAACATCATGACGATAAAGGTATTGTATGGCCGGTTGCAATTACTCCATATCATGTGCATCTTATTCCTATAAATATGAAAACTGAGGAACAAAAAGAACTTGCAGATAAAATTTATGATCAGCTTCAAAATGATTCCATTTCAGTTCTTTATGATGATCGCCAAGAACGCCCAGGGGTAAAATTTGCGGATTCAGATTTATTAGGTTTTCCAATAAGGGTGACTGTGGGGAAACGAGCAGCAGAAGGGATTGTTGAATTAAAGCTTCGAAAATCGGGAGATGTAGAGGAAGTACATGTTGACAATCTAACGGCTATTATTAAAGAGAAGTTAAATAATTATTAA